A stretch of the Malus sylvestris chromosome 10, drMalSylv7.2, whole genome shotgun sequence genome encodes the following:
- the LOC126587353 gene encoding protein PYRICULARIA ORYZAE RESISTANCE 21-like: MGQKEKVTTMVLKVDLQCHKCYKKVKKVLCKFPREIRDQKYNEKQNQVVIKVVCCNPEKIRDKICCKGGSAIKSIKIKEPEKPKDDNKPETKGDSKPETKGDNKHECGGKPKCDCKPKCDDKPKCDNKPKCDGKKDPVVPECPPPVRTCCMDCCQGHAGGPCCSGYGGNKKDDCKPNDPVVPKCPPPVTVCCMDCCQGHVGGPCCSGYGGKKKDDCKPKDLAVLGYPMPVRTCCMDCYQGHADGPCYSGCGGGHATVVVAGGHATMVVASGPATVVMAGGQPRTSNMMVTIGGLCITVTAVTTWGIVLLTLTISVKKIPQLAQSCKSSIILLDRDTFFNLGIIF, encoded by the exons ATGGGGCAAAAGGAAAAG GTTACGACTATGGTGCTGAAGGTGGATCTTCAGTGTCACAAATGCTACAAGAAGGTCAAAAAAGTTCTTTGTAAATTCCCTC GAGAAATACGAGACCAGAAATACAACGAGAAGCAAAACCAAGTGGTGATCAAAGTGGTATGCTGCAATCCAGAAAAGATAAGGGACAAGATTTGCTGCAAAGGTGGGAGTGCCATCAAAAGCATCAAGATCAAGGAGCCCGAGAAGCCCAAAGATGACAACAAGCCCGAGACTAAAGGTGACAGCAAGCCCGAGACTAAAGGTGACAACAAGCATGAATGTGGCGGCAAGCCTAAATGTGACTGTAAGCCTAAATGTGATGACAAACCTAAATGTGACAACAAACCTAAATGTGACGGTAAGAAAGATCCTGTTGTGCCAGAGTGCCCACCGCCTGTACGAACATGTTGTATGGATTGTTGCCAGGGGCATGCAGGTGGCCCGTGCTGCAGTGGTTATGGCGGCAATAAAAAAGATGACTGCAAGCCTAATGATCCTGTTGTGCCAAAGTGCCCACCACCTGTCACAGTGTGTTGTATGGATTGTTGCCAGGGGCATGTAGGTGGGCCGTGCTGCAGTGGTTATGgcggtaaaaaaaaagatgattgCAAGCCTAAAGATCTTGCTGTGCTAGGGTACCCAATGCCTGTCCGCACATGTTGTATGGATTGTTACCAGGGGCATGCAGATGGCCCGTGCTACAGTGGTTGTGGCGGCGGCCATGCTACAGTGGTTGTGGCGGGCGGCCATGCTACAATGGTTGTGGCGAGCGGCCCTGCTACAGTGGTTATGGCGGGCGGCCAGCCCCGTACATCCAATATGATGGTTACTATAGGAGGCCTGTGTATAACAGTTACGGCGGTGACAACATGGGGTATTGTGTTACTCACCCTGACTATTTCAGTGAAGAAAATCCCTCAGCTTGCCCAGTCATGTAAATCATCGATCATCTTGTTGGACCGTGACACCTTTTTCAATCTAGGGATAATATTTTAG
- the LOC126587356 gene encoding heavy metal-associated isoprenylated plant protein 7-like: MGEEKKEKEEEKKEESKDEKKEEEKKEEKKEEPPEIVLKVDMHCEACARKVARALKGFEGVEDVTTDSKASKVVVKGKAADPIKVCERLQRKSGKKVELISPLPKPPVEKEEEQVKEADKEEKKEEPPAVVSVVLQVRMHCDACAQVLQKRIRKIQGVESVETDVGNNKVVVKGVMDPAKLSEDVYKKTRKQVSVVKEDEKKDEKKEDENKKEGEKKEGEEDKQGEDNKVDIKRSDYWPTKYYSEYSSYPHPQIFSDENPNACSVM, encoded by the exons ATGGGCGAA gagaagaaagagaaagaggaagagaagaaggaagaaagcaaagatgaaaagaaagaagaagagaaaaaggaagaaaagaaagaagagccTCCGGAGATTGTACTCAAGGTCGATATGCATTGTGAAGCTTGCGCAAGGAAAGTTGCTCGAGCCTTGAAGGGTTTTGAAG GAGTGGAGGATGTAACGACAGACAGCAAGGCGAGTAAGGTGGTGGTGAAAGGGAAGGCGGCAGACCCCATAAAGGTCTGCGAAAGATTACAAAGGAAAAGCGGCAAAAAAGTAGAGCTCATTTCACCTTTGCCTAAACCTCCCgtggagaaggaggaagaacaagTTAAGGAAGCCGACaaggaagagaaaaaagagGAG CCTCCTGCTGTTGTTTCAGTGGTATTGCAAGTTCGAATGCACTGCGATGCGTGCGCCCAAGTTCTACAGAAGCGAATTCGAAAGATCCAAG GTGTGGAGTCAGTGGAAACAGACGTAGGCAACAACAAGGTTGTAGTAAAAGGCGTGATGGACCCGGCGAAGCTTTCGGAGGATGTGTATAAAAAAACCAGGAAGCAGGTTTCTGTTGTGAAGGAGGATGAGAAGAAAGACGAAAAGAAAGAAGACGAGAACAAGAAGgaaggagagaagaaagaaggggaGGAAGACAAACAGGGAGAGGACAACAAGGTCGATATAAAGCGAAGCGATTATTGGCCAACAAAGTACTACTCGGAATATTCATCGTATCCCCACCCTCAAATTTTCAGCGATGAAAACCCTAATGCATGCTCTGTTATGTGA